A window of the Thermotoga sp. genome harbors these coding sequences:
- a CDS encoding class I SAM-dependent rRNA methyltransferase, whose protein sequence is MARVFLEKLSKRLLGGHLWVYENEISRVEGDYENGEVVDLFRPDGSFFGRGYINDHSKIRVRILTWRNEKIDREFIKKRIEDALKKRRSIEDTSAFRVVHGEGDFLPGLIVDLFGDYAVIQITTLGMERMKEWILDALIELFRPKGIYEKSVGTFREKEGLEDHEGWIYGGGPELIEFKMNGLRFLADTKGQKTGFFLDQRENARMVFDFAENKVCLDVFSYTGNFAAHLLKGGAKHVTLVDYSERSLEIAREILKMNGFKSFNTIVGNAFDILKSFDRSSEKYDLVVLDPPSFAKSSKSLENAKRGYKEINLRAMKILRKPGILVTSSCTQIVSEETFRRVLMNASFDTRTCLTVLKKGGQPSDHPILLNVPETQYLKFYIFQVEKRW, encoded by the coding sequence TTGGCCAGGGTTTTTCTTGAAAAACTCAGCAAAAGGCTTTTAGGCGGTCATCTGTGGGTTTACGAAAACGAGATCTCGAGGGTGGAAGGTGACTATGAAAACGGAGAAGTGGTGGATCTCTTCAGACCCGATGGTTCTTTCTTCGGAAGGGGATACATAAACGATCACTCGAAAATCAGAGTGAGGATTCTCACCTGGAGAAACGAGAAAATAGACCGTGAGTTCATAAAGAAAAGAATAGAGGACGCCCTCAAAAAAAGAAGATCCATCGAGGACACAAGTGCTTTCAGGGTGGTGCACGGTGAGGGGGACTTTTTACCGGGTCTCATCGTGGATCTTTTCGGTGATTACGCTGTCATCCAGATTACAACGTTAGGAATGGAAAGGATGAAAGAGTGGATTCTGGATGCTTTGATAGAGCTTTTTCGACCGAAGGGAATATACGAAAAGTCGGTTGGAACATTTCGTGAGAAAGAAGGTTTGGAAGATCACGAAGGATGGATCTACGGTGGGGGTCCCGAGCTGATCGAATTCAAGATGAACGGGCTGAGGTTCCTTGCGGACACGAAGGGACAGAAGACCGGTTTCTTTTTGGATCAGAGAGAGAACGCCAGGATGGTGTTCGACTTCGCTGAAAATAAGGTATGTCTGGATGTCTTTTCCTATACAGGAAACTTCGCAGCCCATCTCCTGAAAGGTGGAGCCAAGCACGTCACCCTCGTGGATTACTCCGAAAGATCCCTGGAAATCGCAAGAGAAATACTGAAAATGAATGGCTTTAAAAGTTTCAATACAATCGTTGGTAATGCTTTCGACATCTTGAAAAGCTTTGACAGAAGCAGCGAAAAATACGATCTTGTGGTGTTGGATCCTCCATCCTTTGCGAAGAGCTCCAAAAGCCTTGAGAACGCAAAGAGAGGATACAAGGAAATAAACCTGAGAGCGATGAAAATTTTGAGAAAACCAGGGATCCTTGTGACATCATCCTGTACCCAGATAGTTTCCGAGGAAACGTTCAGAAGGGTCCTCATGAATGCTTCCTTCGATACTAGGACCTGCTTGACCGTGTTGAAGAAGGGGGGACAACCCTCCGATCATCCTATCCTCCTGAACGTTCCGGAAACCCAGTATCTGAAGTTCTACATTTTCCAAGTTGAGAAGAGGTGGTAA